GCCGTGACAGGGATCACAGTCCTGTTGGTCGTGGCGGTCCTCGCCGTAGTCACCGGGCTCTACCTCCGGAGCCGGTCCGGCACCGTGCGCGCCGTACGAGACACCGGCTCCGACACCGACGCGCTACGCCCACTCCTGCTCGAGGCGGGCATCACGACCGACACCGCGACCGTGCTGCACTTCTCGGCGGACTGGTGCGGACCGTGCGCGGCCGTCCGTCGCGTCGTAGGCCAAGTGCTGAACGACCGCAGC
The nucleotide sequence above comes from Rhodococcoides fascians A25f. Encoded proteins:
- a CDS encoding thioredoxin family protein; its protein translation is MTGITVLLVVAVLAVVTGLYLRSRSGTVRAVRDTGSDTDALRPLLLEAGITTDTATVLHFSADWCGPCAAVRRVVGQVLNDRSGAREVELDIDAHPALARELGVLSLPTTFVLDTELRRRSRIAGVPSAAALRSALDAL